One stretch of Argiope bruennichi chromosome 3, qqArgBrue1.1, whole genome shotgun sequence DNA includes these proteins:
- the LOC129963228 gene encoding NADH dehydrogenase [ubiquinone] 1 alpha subcomplex subunit 5-like, with product MAGAVKKCTNLTGLAVSKNPHRVLTSYYNKILRALENIPKDSAYRVHTAKLVEERLAVVQTEPDVLKMEEKINGGQAEELILQAEKELTLARKMISWKPWQPLETEAPTNQWKWPL from the coding sequence atggcCGGTGCTGTTAAGAAATGCACCAACCTTACTGGTTTGGCCGTTTCTAAAAACCCACATCGAGTATTGACGAgctattacaataaaatattacgtGCTTTGGAGAATATTCCAAAAGATTCAGCATACCGTGTGCACACCGCAAAACTTGTGGAAGAACGACTTGCTGTTGTCCAAACAGAACCTGATGttttgaaaatggaagaaaagataAACGGTGGTCAAGCAGAAGAACTCATCCTTCAGGCTGAGAAAGAACTGACATTAGCGAGAAAAATGATTTCCTGGAAACCATGGCAACCTTTAGAGACTGAGGCACCTACCAACCAATGGAAATGGCCTCTATAA
- the LOC129962485 gene encoding probable cytosolic iron-sulfur protein assembly protein CIAO1, giving the protein MSIVQIAELSGHKDRIWSVSWNPSGTLLASCGADKTIRIWGKSGNSWESLAILTDAHLRAIRSVAWSPNGSLLASASFDGTTCIWDRRGGEFECVANLEGHDNEVKSVGWSASGRFLATCSRDKTVWIWEVEEDNEYDCASVLACHSQDVKRVRWHPLEDILASASYDDTIRFYKEDVDEWAMLQTLTSHTSTVWAIDFNNVGDMMASCSDDKTVKIWRQYLPGNSEGVPTTGEDPAWKCVCTLSGYHERAIYDVSWCPATDLIATACGDNGIRVFKEAPDSDPHSPTFNLVAADRDTHDQDVNCVHWNAKTSGLLASGGDDGIVRLWEVKE; this is encoded by the coding sequence ATGTCGATTGTCCAAATCGCTGAACTTAGTGGTCATAAGGATAGAATTTGGTCTGTTTCTTGGAATCCTTCAGGAACATTATTAGCTAGCTGTGGGGCTGATAAAACTATTAGGATTTGGGGAAAATCTGGAAATTCTTGGGAATCTTTAGCTATACTTACTGATGCTCATCTCCGGGCGATTCGTAGCGTTGCTTGGTCACCAAATGGTTCATTGTTAGCATCTGCTAGTTTCGATGGTACCACTTGTATTTGGGATCGTCGGGGCGGTGAATTTGAATGTGTAGCCAATTTAGAAGGTCATGACAATGAAGTTAAAAGTGTTGGATGGTCAGCCTCTGGACGTTTCCTTGCCACTTGCAGTCGAGACAAAACAGTTTGGATTTGGGAAGTTGAGGAAGACAACGAATATGATTGTGCTAGTGTCCTTGCCTGTCACAGTCAAGATGTTAAACGTGTTCGTTGGCATCCTCTTGAAGATATTCTTGCATCTGCAAGTTATGATGATACTATTCGATTTTACAAAGAAGATGTTGATGAATGGGCTATGTTACAAACCCTAACGTCTCATACATCCACAGTATGGGccattgattttaataatgtagGTGACATGATGGCATCATGCAGTGATGATAAAACTGTAAAGATATGGCGGCAGTATCTTCCTGGAAATTCAGAAGGTGTTCCAACTACTGGTGAAGATCCAGCATGGAAATGTGTTTGCACTTTATCTGGATATCATGAACGAGCTATATATGACGTTTCATGGTGCCCAGCAACAGATCTAATAGCTACAGCTTGTGGTGATAATGGCATTCGAGTATTTAAGGAGGCTCCAGATTCAGATCCACATTCACCTACATTTAATCTAGTTGCTGCTGATAGGGATACTCATGATCAAGATGTGAATTGTGTGCACTGGAATGCAAAAACTTCAGGATTATTGGCATCAGGTGGTGATGATGGCATTGTTAGGTTATGGGAAGTGAAAGAATAA